Sequence from the Sphingomonas sp. SORGH_AS_0950 genome:
GGTCTCGTATCGGAGAAGAGCTTCCTCCCATTCCAAAGACATTCCAATCCGCCGTCCTCATGTCCCTTCATCCTAGGTTAGTTCACGAGACGAAATAGCGTAGCTATTTTGCACGTGAACAAGCTCGGCCAGCGCTGGAAAGCGCGCCATAAGGCGCAGCTTTGCTGCGACTGACGGCGCAAGCGTGTGCGGGCCGGTAGCTCAGGTGGTTAGAGCGCACGCCTGATAAGCGTGAGGTCGTAGGTTCAACTCCTACTCGGCCCACCACCCGCGAGCGCAGGACAGGCTACACGCCGCCGGACGCGGCAAAGCCGCGCCCTCTGGCGCGCAGCTTTCCACGCCGATCGTGCTTGCGAATGTGGACAATAGCTTCGCTATTGTCCCTCATCGCTGGCGCATGGGGCCTTAGCTCAGCTGGGAGAGCGGTTGCTTTGCAAGCATCAGGTCATCGGTTCGATCCCGATAGGCTCCACCATCCTGCATATACCTAGAGATGAAGACACCAGTTCCGCTGCGCGAGCAGCGGTTGCGAGGTGCGCCGAGCGCACCTCATCTTTGACATTGTGAATGGGTTTTTAAAATCGATGCCGTGAAGGTGTCGGCTTTAAGCGAGGCGAGGCCGCAAGGCCAAGTCGAAGCGGACAAGCTGGCAATTCACAATATCTGGCTGAGTATTTAATGACCACACCGTGAAAGCTACCCAATGCTGCTCTGCCGAGTCGGCTTTGTCGTGAGACAAGCCCAGCGTTGATGGTGGTGGTGTGGGCTCTCAAGCGTGAGGTAAGGGCAATTCGTGGATGCCTTGGCATGTACAGGCGATGAAGGACGTGGCACGCTGCGATAAGCGTCGGTGAGGTGTGAGCAACCTTTGACCCGACGATTTCCGAATGGGGAAACCCACCTATCCGATTAATCCTTAGCTGAGCCGCTCGGCGGCACGCTTCACGCGTGCTGACGTTCGGCTCTGTAAGGGTTAGTTGGTTCAGGTATCTTGAGACTGAATACATAGGTTTCGAGAAGCGAACCCGGTGAACTGAAACATCTCAGTAGCCGGAGGAAAAGACATCAACCGAGATTCCGTTAGTAGTGGCGAGCGAACGCGGACCAGGCCAGTGCCTGACATTCAACTAGCAGAACGATCTGGAAAGTTCGGCCATAGCGGGTGACAGCCCCGTATGCGAAAGTGATGTGTCAGGACTCGAGTAGGGCGGGACACGTGTAATCCTGTCTGAACATGGGGGGACCACCCTCCAAGCCTAAATACTCGTACATGACCGATAGCGAACTAGTACCGTGAGGGAAAGGTGAAAAGCACCCCGATGAGGGGAGTGAAACAGTACCTGAAACGGATTGCCTACAAGCAGTAGGAGCCTCCCAAGTCTTCGGACAGCGTGGGGTGACTGCGTACCTCTTGCATAATGGGTCTGTGACTTAATGTTTCAAGCAAGCTTAAGCCGATAGGTGTAGGCGCAGCGAAAGCGAGTCTGAATAGGGCGCTTTAGTTTGAAGTATTAGACCCGAAACCCGGCGATCTATGCATGACCAGGATGAAGGTGCGGTAACACGCACTGGAGGTCCGAACCGATTAACGTTGAAAAGTTACCGGATGAGTTGTGCTTAGGGGTGAAAGGCCAATCAAGCCGGGAAATAGCTGGTTCTCCGCGAAAACTATTGAGGTAGTGCCTCGAGCGGACACCATAGGGGGTAGAGCACTGGATGGTTGCGGGGGTCGCGAGATCTACCAATACTAACCAAACTCCGAATACCTATGAGTGATACTCGGGAGACAGACGGCGGGTGCTAAGGTCCGTCGTCAAAAGGGAAACAGCCCTGACCTACAGCTAAGGTCCCCAAGTCGTGTCTAAGTGGGAAAGCATGTGGAAATCCCAAAACAACCAGGAGGTTGGCTTAGAAGCAGCCATCCTTTAAAGAAAGCGTAACAGCTCACTGGTCTAAACAAGGGTTTCTGCGGCGAAGATGTAACGGGGCTCAAGACACGCACCGAAGCTTAGGGTGTACACTTTGTGTACGCGGTAGCGGAGCGTTCCGTAAGCCTGCGAAGCGATCTGGTAATGGGTCGTGGAGGTATCGGAAGTGCGAATGCAGACATGAGTAGCGATAAAGAGGGTGAGATGCCCTCTCGCCGAAAGACCAAGGGTTCCTGCGCAAGGCTAATCCGCGCAGGGTGAGCCGGCCCCTAAGACGAGCCCGAAGGGGGTAGTCGATGGGAACCACGTTAATATTCGTGGGCCTGGTGGTGTGTGACGGATCTCGTGTGTTGTACGTCCTTATCGGATTGGACGTGCCTCGAAGAGGTCCCGGGAAATAGCCCCACCGTATAGACCGTACCCGAAACCGACACAGGTGGTCAGGTAGAGTATACCAAGGCGCTTGAGAGAAGTGTCCTGAAGGAACTCGGCAAATTGCCTCCGTACCTTCGGAAGAAGGAGGCCCCATGTAAGCGCAAGCTCTCATGGGGGGCACAGGCCAGGGGGTAGCGACTGTTTAGCAAAAACACAGGGCTCTGCTAAGTCGGCTTCAAGACGACGTATAGGGCCTGACGCCTGCCCGGTGCCTGAAGGTTAAGTGGAGGAGTGCAAGCTCTGAAATGAAGCCCAGGTAAACGGCGGCCGTAACTATAACGGTCCTAAGGTAGCGAAATTCCTTGTCGGGTAAGTTCCGACCTGCACGAATGGCGTAACGACTTCCCCACTGTCTCCAGGACATGCTCAGCGAAATTGAATTCTCCGTGAAGATGCGGAGTACCCGCGGTTAGACGGAAAGACCCCGTGCACCTTTACTGCAGCTTCAGAGTGGCATTGGACAAGAACTGTGTAGCATAGGTGGGAGGCTTTGAAGCATTGGCGCCAGCCGATGTGGAGCCATAGGTGAAATACCACCCTGTTGTTGTTTAATGTCTAACCTCGTACCGTGAAACCGGTACAGGGACCCTCTGTGGCGGGTAGTTTGACTGGGGCGGTCGCCTCCTAAAGAGTAACGGAGGCGCGCGAAGGTTGGCTCAGGCCGGTTGGAAACCGGCTGTTAGAGTGCAATGGCATAAGCCAGCCTGACTGCGAGACTGACAAGTCGAGCAGAGACGAAAGTCGGTCATAGTGATCCGGTGGTCCCTCGTGGAAGGGCCATCGCTCAACGGATAAAAGGTACGCCGGGGATAACAGGCTGATAACCCCCAAGAGCTCATATCGACGGGGTTGTTTGGCACCTCGATGTCGGCTCATCACATCCTGGGGCTGGAGCAGGTCCCAAGGGTTTGGCTGTTCGCCAATTAAAGTGGTACGTGAGCTGGGTTCAGAACGTCGCGAGACAGTTTGGTCCCTATCTGCCGTGGGCGTCGAAATTTGAGAGGAGTTGACCCTAGTACGAGAGGACCGGGTTGAACGTACCTCTGGTGTACCTGTCGTCGTGCCAACGGCGCAGCAGGGTAGCTATGTACGGACGGGATAACCGCTGAAAGCATCTAAGCGGGAAGCCTCCCTCAAGATAAGATTTCTCAGGACGGTCGAAGACCACGACCTCGATAGATCGGATGTGGAAGTGCGGTAACGCATGGAGCTAACCGATACTAATTGTCCTATTCGCGCTTGAGAGCTCCACACCCCCACCATCAGCCCTGGGCTAGATGGCAGGGTGCGGTCATCAATACAGCCAGTGCACGCATCGATTTTATACCCATCACCCCGCCCACAAAGCGGGGTCAGTATTCGCGGACTCTATTGCCTGGTGGCCATAGCGTCGGTGTCCCACCCGATCCCATCCCGAACTCGGCCGTGAAACCCGACTGCGCCAATGGTACTACTGCTCAAGCAGTGGAAGAGTAGGGCGTCGCCAGGCATTATAGTCCGCGTATACACAAAACCCATTCACTTGTTTCCTCGGGCACTCAGCCCGGGGCGCTCAGCCCCACGACACCACGCATGAAGCGTGCCGCCGTGCGGCTCAGCTCAGTCGCGGGGTGGAGCAGCCCGGTAGCTCGTCAGGCTCATAACCTGAAGGCCGCAGGTTCAAATCCTGCCCCCGCAACCATACACACCCCACATCATCCCATACGAAACCGCCACGGCATAGCTGGTGGCGGATTGGCGCGTTCACGCCTCAGCGACGACGCCCGCCCCTCCTCGGCGGCAGGGCCGCTGGCGGATCCTCGCTCTCCGCCAATTCCACCACCTCGAATCTGTGCCCCACCCAGCCGCGCTTGCGTGCCGCTTCCGCCAGCGACGCGTCATGCACCATGGCTTTTTTCCGCGATTTCGCGTGACCCCAGAACACCTCCGTCCGGCCCCCGCCCAGATCCGCGACGATCCGCCAGTAATGGGTGAACGGGGCTGAAGTCGGGCCGATGGTCTTCACATAGCCGTTAGTCCGCCATGGTCCGGTCTATCTGCTCAGGCGAATAAAAATCGCCTAATAGCAATGGGATGTCTAAGCCGTAGATCACCCCGCCTCCATGCCGCATCACCCTCGCGCATTTTTCGCGGCAACCAACCCTTTCCACGCGCGTCCCACCCACGCAACGGGAAGGACAGGCGATGACGAGAACGGCGGTGGTGACGGGTGGGAGCGCGGGCATCGGCTTGGCGACGGCCGAGGCGTTGGCGAAGGCTGGATGGAATGTCGCGATCATCGCGCGGGATGCGGCGCGGCTGGAGGAGGCGCGTGCCATGCTGGTCAAGCATGGCGGCGGAGTTCTGGCGATCAGCGCGGATGTTGCCGACGCGGCGGCGGTCGATGCGGCGGCGGACCGGATCGAGCGGGAGTTGGGGCCCATCGAAGCCTGGGTCAATAACGCGATGTCGACGGTCGTCGCGCCCGCCGACCGGATCAGTGCGGAGGAATATCAGCGCGTCACCGCGACCACCTATCTCAGTCAGGTCTATGGCACGCTGGCCGCGCTGCGGCATATGAAACCGCGGCGGCGCGGGGCTATCATCCAGGTTTCGTCGGGGCTTGGCATCCGGGCGGTGCCGCTTCAGGCCGCCTATTGCGCGGCCAAGTTCGCCGTCTCGGGCTTCACCGACGCGCTGCGCGCCGAGCTGATCGCCGACAAGGTGCCGGTGACGCTGACCGTCGTCTATCTGCCCGCCGTCAACACGCCGCAGCCCGGCTGGGCGCGCAATCATACCGGGCGCGAGCAGGTGCTGCCCGATCCGCTATTCGATCCGCGTGTCTGTGCAGAGGCGATCCTGTCGGCGATCGACAGGCCGGAGCGTGAGATCTGGGTCGGCCGATCGACCATCCAGATGGCGATCGCCCAGTCGCTGGCTCCCGGTTTCGCCGATCGGCAGGCGAGCGGCTTTGCCAAGGACCAGTTGGGTGCCCCGGCCAGCAACAAGCCGGGCAATCTCGATCAGCCGGTCGCCGGTCCTGCGCGGATCGACGGCGACTCGACCGATCGAGCGATCGACCATCGACGCGAGTTCTTCACGTCGCGGCAGCGCGATCTGCTCAAGCTGGGCGTCGGCGGTGGCCTTGCGGGCATCGGCGCGCTGGCCGGGTTCGGCGTGTCCCGCCTCTTCGCCCGCCCGAACCGCTGACCGACAGGAGGACAGGATGACCGATATTGCCACCCAGACCCGCCGTCGCGAGATCGCGACCGAACATCTGCTGTTCAAGACGATGGAATATGTCGAGCGACAGCATCCCGGCCTACTCGATTTCCTGGAGGGCAGCCTCGAACACCTCGGCGATCCGGCGGACGGCGTGGACAAGGATGATGCGGCGGTCCAGGCGATCGCACGCCGCATGATCGCCGGTGCACGGCGCGAGGGCGCTTGAGCCCGAGCGATGGCGCTTCACTTCGTCGGCTTTCGCGGTGAGGAATATGTCCGCGCCGTGCGTGTCTTCGGCCCGCCCGACTTCATCCATATCGGGTGGGACCGTTGGGCGCGGCTGGAGGTGGTGCAGGACGACGTCGCGGTGTTCGCGACCGGGACGGCGGAGGACGAACCGTCGGCTTACAGCTTTCCCGATATTCGAGAGCCGTAACGCGGCGGACATTCGCTGTCGGCTATCACCCGACCCGGCATGATCGCCAGTAGGGGTTACGCACCCGGCACCCGCAGGCGGAAGGTGGCGGGTGTCAGGGCCAGAAGGTCGAGCGACCCGCCATGCGCCTGGGCGATCCGGCGCGCGAGGCTGAGGCCGATGCCGGTGCCATGGGTCTTGGTCGTGGCAAAGGGGCGGAAGATGGCGGTGGCCTGGTCGGGGGGAACGCCTCGCCCATTGTCGGTGACGTCGATGGCGACCAACCCGTCCTGTCCGCTTACCGACACGGTCACCGCCGCCCTGTCGGCATCCACCGCCTCCACGGCATTTTGCAGAAGTGCCCAGATCGCCTGGGCAAGCTGGTCGCGGTCGACCATTCCGGTCCGGGGCACAGGGATCGCGATCGTCAGGACCGCGTCGGGCCAGCGGCTGGCGAAGAGCCGCGCCAGATCCTCGATCAGGTCATTCAGGCGGACCGGTTGCTTGACCGGTGGGGGCAGGCGGGCCAGCGACCGATAGGTCTCGGCAAAGCGCTGCAACCCCTCGGCATGGCGCGCGAGGGTCGTCAGGATCTCCGGCAGGAGATGGCGCTCGTCGCCCTTCGCCTCGATCGCGGCGAGTCCGCATTCGGCGAGCGAGACGATCGGCACCAGGCCGTTGAGCAGCTCATGGCCCAGCACCTGGATCATCTCGGCCCCGGCACGCGCCTCCGCCGTCCGCTCCTCGCTCTCGACATCGACCAGCGCGACGACGGATCTCGTGCCGAGTTCGACACGGTTGGCGCGCCAGCTTCGCCCGGCATGGCGGAGATGCGTGGCCTCGCGATCGAACAGGGATGGCGGGGGCGGCAGGATACAGTCATCGGTATCGAACAGGCGGCGTGCGGCGCGATTGAGCGCGCGGGCATCCCCTCCATCGACCAGCAGCAAGGGGGTAGGGGAGGCGTCGAGCAATGCGCCGTGGACCAGGGCCTCGCGATCCGCCTCGCTCGCGGTCGGCGGTGCGGCGATGGCGGGGCGCCCGGTCGCCAGCAGGCTGCGCAGCGTCAGCCATGCGATGACGAGCAACGCGCCGGCCATGGCCAGCCACAATCCATGCGCCCATGCCAGGCCCGCCGCCGCCCCCGCCATGGCAAGGGACAGCGCCGTCGCGATCGCCGATCGCCCGGCGCTAGAGGCCATGCTGCGCCATGCGTCGGTAGAGCGTGCCCCGGCTGATCCCCAGGGCCGAGGCCGCGCGCGAGATATTGTGCCGATGCTCCTTCAACGCGGCCTCGATCATCGATCGTTCGGCATCCTCCAGGCGGAAAGCGGGCGCCGCGTCGGTCGCGACCGACGGCGAAAGGGGGCCGACGGGGCGGAGCGCGGCTGCGTCGATCACCCCGTCATCGGACAGCAGGACCGCGCGCTCGACTGCCGCCGCCAGCCCGCGCACCTCGTCGGGCCAGTCGGTCGCGGCCAAGACCGCTTCGGCGGCGGGCGTCAGCCGGACCGAGGCATGACCATAGGCCTCTGCCGCGACCTGGGCGAAATGACGCGCCAGGACGACCGCATCGTCCCGCCGCGCCTGGAGCGGCGGCACCGCAATCTCCAGGGTGCAAAGGCGCCGGTGCAGCGCAGGGGTCAGCGATCCCAGCCCGTCCGCCACGCTGATACACCGCAATCCGGGCGACAGGCGGTCGAGCAGCCGCGCCTGCGCCACCGCGTCCAGCCGCTCCGGGTGGCGTAGGAGGAGGGTGCCGTGCGCACCGTCGAGCGACGGCCATTGGTCCGGATCGCGAAGGTCGATCCGCTGCGGCGG
This genomic interval carries:
- a CDS encoding SDR family oxidoreductase, whose amino-acid sequence is MTRTAVVTGGSAGIGLATAEALAKAGWNVAIIARDAARLEEARAMLVKHGGGVLAISADVADAAAVDAAADRIERELGPIEAWVNNAMSTVVAPADRISAEEYQRVTATTYLSQVYGTLAALRHMKPRRRGAIIQVSSGLGIRAVPLQAAYCAAKFAVSGFTDALRAELIADKVPVTLTVVYLPAVNTPQPGWARNHTGREQVLPDPLFDPRVCAEAILSAIDRPEREIWVGRSTIQMAIAQSLAPGFADRQASGFAKDQLGAPASNKPGNLDQPVAGPARIDGDSTDRAIDHRREFFTSRQRDLLKLGVGGGLAGIGALAGFGVSRLFARPNR
- a CDS encoding PAS domain-containing sensor histidine kinase, which produces MASSAGRSAIATALSLAMAGAAAGLAWAHGLWLAMAGALLVIAWLTLRSLLATGRPAIAAPPTASEADREALVHGALLDASPTPLLLVDGGDARALNRAARRLFDTDDCILPPPPSLFDREATHLRHAGRSWRANRVELGTRSVVALVDVESEERTAEARAGAEMIQVLGHELLNGLVPIVSLAECGLAAIEAKGDERHLLPEILTTLARHAEGLQRFAETYRSLARLPPPVKQPVRLNDLIEDLARLFASRWPDAVLTIAIPVPRTGMVDRDQLAQAIWALLQNAVEAVDADRAAVTVSVSGQDGLVAIDVTDNGRGVPPDQATAIFRPFATTKTHGTGIGLSLARRIAQAHGGSLDLLALTPATFRLRVPGA
- a CDS encoding sigma-54 dependent transcriptional regulator; this encodes MSADGQSPDLSSPWTILLVEDDPVVAGATDILFRLAGHRLDIAADPQAAYSLLARRRYDAILLDMNFTAGRTNGEEGLSCIARIMAEDPDARIIVITAHSGIRIAVAAMQAGARDFLMKPWRKDDLLAKCTAAIGARGPAASPSVDRSGGGLLLLGNSVAMESMRATIRRVGPTVANICVTGRSGSGRTLAALAVHTASREADRPPQRIDLRDPDQWPSLDGAHGTLLLRHPERLDAVAQARLLDRLSPGLRCISVADGLGSLTPALHRRLCTLEIAVPPLQARRDDAVVLARHFAQVAAEAYGHASVRLTPAAEAVLAATDWPDEVRGLAAAVERAVLLSDDGVIDAAALRPVGPLSPSVATDAAPAFRLEDAERSMIEAALKEHRHNISRAASALGISRGTLYRRMAQHGL